The Leucobacter viscericola genome includes a window with the following:
- a CDS encoding acetyl-CoA carboxylase, with product MSTQIIAPVPGIFYRRPAPDKAPFVEAGDAVEAGQTIGVIEIMKQFTEVRSEAAGVLESFAVEDFGMVGPGDVIATIN from the coding sequence ATGAGCACTCAGATCATCGCCCCCGTTCCGGGAATCTTCTACCGCCGCCCCGCCCCCGACAAGGCTCCCTTTGTTGAGGCGGGCGACGCGGTCGAGGCGGGCCAGACCATCGGGGTTATCGAGATCATGAAGCAGTTCACCGAGGTGCGCAGTGAGGCCGCCGGTGTGCTCGAGTCCTTCGCCGTTGAAGACTTCGGGATGGTCGGCCCCGGCGACGTTATCGCCACGATCAACTAG
- a CDS encoding 5-oxoprolinase subunit B family protein, with protein MTLSEHARYSWGGDEFLLVEIAPDMSLEANFVANAMAAGLEDRALDGVVDICPANASLLVRFDPDVLSHGELERIVRELEAEVKKAAVQELQTRIIEVPVWYDDPFTSETEQRFREGYHQRPEGTDLDYSAEVNGLANAEEFIRRHHETPWLVSMVGFVAGLPFLFQLTPRERQLEVPKYLSPRTDTPPLTVGIGGCFTAHYSVRGAGGYQMLGIAPAPIFDPEQKLADFADFMVLFRTGDIVKYRPVDEAEYKAIQAEVEAGTYRYKQAPVRFSLAEALADPDAYNRSLLEALDA; from the coding sequence ATGACCCTCTCAGAACACGCCCGCTACAGCTGGGGCGGTGACGAGTTTCTGCTCGTCGAGATCGCACCCGACATGTCGCTCGAGGCAAACTTCGTGGCCAACGCGATGGCCGCGGGGCTTGAGGATCGGGCACTTGACGGTGTCGTCGACATCTGCCCCGCCAACGCTTCGCTGCTGGTGCGCTTTGATCCTGACGTCTTGAGCCACGGCGAGCTCGAGCGCATCGTGCGCGAGCTTGAGGCCGAGGTGAAGAAGGCCGCGGTGCAGGAGCTGCAGACCCGCATCATTGAGGTGCCGGTCTGGTACGACGATCCCTTCACGAGCGAGACTGAGCAGCGGTTCCGCGAGGGCTACCACCAGCGCCCCGAGGGCACCGACCTCGACTACAGCGCCGAGGTGAACGGCCTCGCCAATGCGGAGGAGTTCATTCGCCGTCACCACGAGACGCCCTGGCTTGTCTCGATGGTCGGCTTCGTTGCGGGTCTGCCCTTCCTGTTCCAGCTCACCCCGCGCGAGCGCCAGCTCGAGGTGCCGAAGTACCTGAGCCCGCGCACCGATACGCCACCGCTGACGGTCGGTATCGGTGGCTGCTTCACCGCGCACTACTCGGTGCGTGGTGCCGGTGGCTACCAGATGCTCGGTATCGCGCCGGCACCGATCTTTGACCCTGAGCAAAAGCTCGCCGACTTCGCCGACTTCATGGTGCTGTTTCGCACGGGCGACATCGTCAAGTACCGCCCGGTCGATGAGGCCGAGTACAAGGCGATCCAGGCCGAGGTCGAGGCGGGCACCTACCGCTACAAGCAGGCCCCCGTGCGCTTCAGCCTCGCCGAGGCGCTCGCCGATCCCGATGCCTACAACCGCTCACTCTTGGAGGCGCTAGATGCCTGA
- a CDS encoding purine-cytosine permease family protein, protein MSLNLTGSNTDVEATDALAREGNDEDQMSRGKLTMAWYGTASAFFFVYIGAAMAVAYGTLNAIIGIVLTIIVYGLINTVLSRYAINNRTTVAQFSRTILGNAGSAIAMIIFALIAIYYAVFEGSIVAYAFMTAFGGEMWMWSLIVVIYSTPLILGGVRRFLDKINGILMPIYFFGLVAAVIWAGVQYGFSDAWLTQAPDLPLPLAMGGPGWLATFAGYMGVWIMMMFTMDFASLGKRKDIKYHQRVTFGPLFYVLAYGFAAFVGIFLTFTIPGIDASETGLAGGLVSLMGVFGLIVVIATQTRINTANYYLGAANLRAFGEKVFRINMPNVAWVILSSVIIYLFMLLPVVQYLLIALAWQGVLVTAWVAIALTHILLDKWRNEEHAAIGDQHYKTFNGNGLTAWIVGTAIGIVMLQLGTINPDLAGVGATWGPILTAVSAALVYGILWKTNPVSRTGLIKVVGV, encoded by the coding sequence GTGAGTCTCAATTTAACGGGCAGTAACACGGACGTCGAGGCAACCGACGCTCTGGCCCGCGAAGGCAATGACGAAGACCAAATGAGTCGTGGCAAGCTCACGATGGCCTGGTACGGCACCGCGAGTGCGTTTTTCTTTGTGTACATCGGCGCCGCGATGGCGGTCGCCTACGGCACACTCAACGCCATCATCGGCATCGTGTTGACGATCATCGTGTACGGCCTGATCAACACGGTGCTGTCGCGCTACGCCATTAATAACCGCACCACCGTGGCGCAGTTCTCGCGCACGATTCTTGGCAATGCGGGGTCAGCGATCGCCATGATCATCTTCGCGCTCATCGCGATCTACTACGCCGTGTTCGAGGGCTCGATCGTGGCCTACGCGTTCATGACCGCCTTCGGTGGTGAGATGTGGATGTGGAGCCTGATCGTGGTCATCTACTCGACCCCGCTGATTCTCGGTGGCGTGCGTCGCTTCCTCGACAAGATCAATGGCATCCTCATGCCGATCTACTTCTTCGGTCTCGTCGCGGCAGTCATCTGGGCCGGTGTGCAGTACGGGTTCAGTGACGCGTGGCTGACGCAGGCTCCGGATCTGCCACTGCCTCTCGCCATGGGCGGACCCGGCTGGCTGGCAACGTTCGCGGGCTACATGGGCGTGTGGATCATGATGATGTTCACCATGGACTTCGCCTCACTCGGCAAGCGCAAGGACATCAAGTACCACCAGCGCGTCACGTTCGGGCCGCTGTTCTACGTGCTCGCCTACGGTTTCGCTGCGTTCGTCGGCATCTTCCTGACCTTCACCATCCCCGGAATCGACGCCTCCGAGACCGGACTTGCGGGCGGCCTCGTAAGCCTGATGGGTGTCTTCGGCCTGATCGTCGTGATCGCCACCCAGACCCGCATCAACACCGCGAACTACTACCTGGGCGCCGCGAACCTGCGGGCCTTTGGTGAGAAGGTGTTCCGCATCAATATGCCGAACGTCGCCTGGGTGATCCTGTCTTCGGTGATCATCTACCTCTTCATGCTGTTGCCCGTGGTGCAGTACCTGCTGATCGCCCTCGCCTGGCAGGGTGTGCTGGTCACCGCCTGGGTTGCGATCGCGCTGACCCACATTCTGCTCGACAAGTGGCGCAACGAGGAGCACGCCGCGATTGGCGATCAGCACTACAAGACCTTCAACGGCAACGGCCTGACCGCCTGGATCGTGGGTACCGCCATCGGCATCGTCATGCTGCAGCTCGGCACGATCAATCCCGACCTCGCCGGTGTGGGGGCGACCTGGGGTCCGATTCTCACCGCGGTGTCTGCTGCGCTGGTCTACGGCATCCTCTGGAAGACGAACCCGGTGAGCCGCACCGGACTCATCAAGGTGGTGGGGGTCTAG
- a CDS encoding helix-turn-helix domain-containing protein yields MADLLTEHSLQLRLETPSGTKRLSQEIVRCAPTEHLDPTPFLDANVLLLTSGIGMNFTEQSIWDGYVERLTRVPVSALAFAIGTAHATLPKGLVAACTTHDLPLLEVPTTVPLLKIDQHVENMLRAEQIARLDLGWSLADECARLASQGAEVSTLLAAIYAAIQSPIAVYDAFGSLIAQYPESVTWRTGSAYSTQPDVLTVPLPMGLSNPCQLAVRLYGLSSEYEALLAPVTSILALQLNRSVAVDASSHQDMLRFVNRCVAWSESTRSDVANAFHELGLSRRAETTLLVADMSGDHAAAAWKLRVALHDTFHDVRVAELDDQLIALAQFPREEFDETVDRILAIRPELPLVLRGPTHTIDELRIALVHALDLIHHVTRPVLAPVLGLSAVVAAAAGRGARESAERFLAPLVEHDEQRTTELLPTLRTWLRNDAQPSRTCDELFIHRNSLSYRLRRIQELLGISLDTLDGRATCLMALRLVELEPY; encoded by the coding sequence GTGGCTGATTTACTGACGGAACACTCGCTGCAGCTGCGCCTGGAAACCCCGTCGGGCACCAAGCGACTCAGCCAGGAAATCGTGCGCTGCGCCCCCACGGAGCACCTCGATCCCACCCCCTTTCTCGACGCCAACGTGCTGCTGCTGACCTCGGGCATCGGCATGAACTTCACCGAGCAGAGCATCTGGGACGGTTACGTCGAACGACTCACACGCGTGCCCGTTTCAGCGCTCGCCTTCGCCATCGGTACCGCACACGCGACGCTGCCGAAGGGCCTCGTCGCGGCGTGCACCACCCACGACCTGCCGCTGCTCGAGGTGCCAACGACGGTGCCGCTGTTGAAGATCGACCAGCACGTCGAGAACATGCTGCGGGCGGAGCAGATCGCGCGGCTTGATCTCGGCTGGTCGCTCGCCGACGAGTGCGCCCGACTCGCCAGCCAGGGCGCCGAGGTCTCGACGCTGCTCGCCGCCATCTATGCCGCGATCCAGTCGCCGATTGCGGTGTACGACGCATTCGGATCGCTGATCGCACAGTACCCGGAGTCGGTGACGTGGCGCACAGGATCCGCGTACTCCACCCAGCCCGACGTACTTACCGTGCCGCTGCCCATGGGGCTCAGCAATCCGTGTCAGCTCGCCGTTCGCCTGTACGGCCTGTCGAGCGAGTACGAGGCGCTTCTTGCTCCGGTGACGTCGATCCTCGCCCTGCAACTCAACCGCTCCGTCGCGGTCGACGCGAGCAGCCACCAAGACATGCTGCGCTTCGTCAACCGCTGCGTCGCCTGGTCTGAGTCGACCCGCAGCGACGTCGCCAACGCCTTCCACGAGCTCGGGCTGAGCCGGCGGGCAGAGACCACACTGCTCGTTGCCGACATGAGCGGCGACCACGCGGCGGCGGCGTGGAAGCTGCGGGTCGCCCTGCACGACACGTTTCACGACGTGCGCGTGGCCGAGCTCGACGATCAGCTCATCGCGCTGGCGCAGTTTCCGCGCGAGGAGTTCGATGAGACGGTCGACAGGATCCTCGCGATCCGCCCCGAGCTGCCGCTGGTGCTGCGCGGTCCGACTCACACGATCGACGAGTTGCGCATCGCGCTCGTGCACGCGCTCGACCTGATCCACCACGTCACGCGGCCCGTGCTGGCGCCGGTGCTCGGCTTGAGCGCGGTCGTCGCGGCGGCCGCCGGTCGCGGTGCGCGCGAGTCGGCCGAGCGCTTTCTCGCTCCTCTGGTCGAACACGATGAGCAGCGCACCACCGAGCTGCTGCCGACCCTGCGCACCTGGTTGCGCAACGACGCCCAGCCCTCACGCACCTGCGACGAACTGTTCATTCACCGCAACTCGCTGAGCTACCGGCTGCGCCGCATTCAAGAGTTGCTCGGCATTTCGCTCGACACCCTCGACGGCCGGGCGACCTGCCTGATGGCACTGCGGTTGGTGGAGTTGGAGCCTTACTAG
- a CDS encoding acetyl-CoA carboxylase biotin carboxylase subunit → MKKLLIANRGEIAVRIIRTAREMGIATVAVVSEADRDSNAAKYADESVVIGPAPAGLSYLNHEAILDAAATTGADAIHPGYGFLSENAEFARKVQAAGLTWVGPSPDAIDLMGDKSRARQAAIDAGVPVLKGTEGALDSAGDIEAIAVEIGYPLVVKASAGGGGRGIRRINSVEDLRSTVEVAQAEALAAFNSSDVYFERFVTQARHVEVQVFGDGETWVHLGDRDCSLQRRQQKVIEEAPAPGLPDALREQMRQTSVELARHSKYVGAGTVEFLYDPVRQEIAFIEMNTRLQVEHPISEAITGIDLVREQLRVAAGEKLGYTQADVRFEGHAFEFRINAEDPDNNFMPSPGRIETLELAGGPGVRTDFGFSAGQTVMPFYDSLLGKLIVWDTDRDRALARAARALEETEIDGIKTTVPLMRRLIALEDFAAAKHHTTYLETVPGLFGALV, encoded by the coding sequence TTGAAGAAACTGCTGATCGCCAACCGCGGTGAGATTGCTGTGCGCATCATTCGCACCGCCCGCGAGATGGGCATCGCCACCGTCGCCGTTGTGAGCGAGGCCGACCGCGACTCCAACGCCGCGAAGTACGCCGACGAGTCCGTGGTCATTGGGCCAGCCCCCGCGGGGCTGAGCTACCTGAACCACGAGGCGATCCTCGATGCCGCCGCAACAACCGGCGCCGACGCGATCCACCCCGGCTACGGCTTCCTCTCTGAAAACGCCGAGTTCGCGCGCAAGGTGCAGGCCGCCGGTCTCACCTGGGTGGGTCCGAGCCCCGATGCCATCGACCTGATGGGCGACAAGTCGCGGGCCAGGCAGGCCGCGATCGACGCGGGTGTGCCGGTGCTCAAGGGCACCGAGGGTGCACTCGACAGTGCGGGCGACATCGAGGCAATCGCGGTAGAGATCGGTTACCCGCTCGTGGTCAAGGCCTCGGCTGGCGGCGGCGGTCGCGGCATTCGCCGCATCAACTCGGTCGAGGATCTGCGCAGCACCGTCGAGGTCGCGCAGGCCGAGGCGCTGGCAGCGTTCAACTCGAGCGATGTGTATTTCGAGCGCTTCGTGACGCAGGCCCGCCACGTTGAAGTGCAGGTGTTTGGCGACGGCGAGACCTGGGTGCACCTGGGCGACCGCGACTGCTCACTGCAGCGTCGCCAGCAGAAGGTCATCGAAGAGGCCCCGGCTCCCGGGCTGCCCGACGCCCTTCGCGAGCAGATGCGGCAGACCTCGGTTGAGCTGGCGCGGCACTCGAAGTACGTCGGCGCAGGCACCGTCGAGTTTCTCTACGACCCCGTGCGCCAGGAGATCGCGTTCATCGAGATGAATACGCGCCTGCAGGTGGAGCACCCGATCAGCGAGGCCATCACTGGCATCGACCTGGTGCGCGAGCAGCTGCGCGTTGCGGCGGGGGAGAAGCTCGGCTACACGCAGGCCGACGTGCGCTTCGAGGGGCACGCATTTGAGTTCCGCATTAACGCGGAAGACCCCGACAACAACTTCATGCCGAGCCCCGGCCGCATCGAAACGCTCGAACTCGCGGGTGGCCCCGGTGTGCGCACCGACTTCGGCTTCAGCGCGGGCCAGACGGTCATGCCGTTCTACGACTCGCTGCTGGGCAAACTGATCGTGTGGGACACGGATCGGGATCGCGCCCTCGCCCGGGCAGCACGCGCCCTCGAAGAGACGGAGATCGATGGGATCAAGACCACGGTTCCGCTGATGCGTCGCCTCATCGCGCTCGAAGACTTCGCCGCGGCGAAGCACCACACGACCTACCTTGAGACCGTTCCCGGACTGTTTGGAGCACTCGTATGA
- a CDS encoding DUF6572 domain-containing protein — MSVAEPDVIDGAGIGSQGELRLLITDHLPWDGFEDFEYEHLELLQNKINAYLGYIESRQFEQNFPERHFERFVIEVAFQHEPTAACTKFLAVARETARALNTTIERS; from the coding sequence ATGAGCGTGGCTGAACCAGATGTGATTGATGGTGCTGGGATCGGCTCGCAAGGCGAACTGCGACTGTTGATCACCGATCACTTGCCCTGGGACGGCTTTGAAGATTTTGAATACGAGCACCTAGAGCTCCTGCAGAACAAGATCAATGCCTACCTCGGTTACATCGAGTCCCGTCAATTTGAGCAGAATTTCCCCGAACGACACTTCGAGCGATTTGTGATCGAGGTCGCATTCCAGCACGAGCCAACTGCGGCCTGCACCAAATTTCTTGCGGTTGCGAGAGAAACAGCCCGGGCGCTGAACACAACCATTGAGCGTTCATGA
- a CDS encoding biotin-dependent carboxyltransferase family protein translates to MPETKASLEILTPGLATTVQDRGRFGYYRFGIPQGGAMDQYAAALGNRLVGNTEAEAVLECTYLGPKLKTDAAVVIAVTGAPVDVLVNGAPVAQNSRIALAAGDELSFGVIKGGTKFFIAVAGGIDVPEVLGSRSTYPIGKMGGFEGRALQIGDVLPVGRPLAGALPVLETIPEDLLPSYDREVAVRIMVGLYDHKLTSEGLTNLTEAEWTLTPVADRMGLRFDGPGAPWKEEEQPFGAGQDPSNITDAGYPVGSIQIPGGTQPIVLHCDAVSGGGYAQAATVISADMDLFARMAPGTKVRFVPVTMEEALQARAERRARFERVWS, encoded by the coding sequence ATGCCTGAAACAAAAGCTTCGCTTGAGATTCTCACCCCCGGCCTCGCCACGACCGTGCAGGATCGCGGACGCTTCGGCTACTACCGCTTCGGCATTCCGCAGGGCGGCGCGATGGATCAGTACGCCGCCGCTCTCGGCAACCGGCTCGTGGGCAACACCGAGGCCGAAGCCGTGCTTGAGTGCACCTATCTCGGACCAAAGTTGAAGACCGATGCAGCTGTGGTTATCGCGGTCACGGGAGCCCCGGTTGACGTGCTCGTCAACGGGGCTCCGGTCGCGCAGAACTCCAGGATCGCGCTCGCCGCTGGCGACGAACTCTCTTTTGGCGTGATCAAGGGTGGCACCAAGTTCTTCATCGCCGTCGCCGGTGGTATCGACGTGCCAGAGGTTCTCGGATCCCGCTCGACCTACCCCATCGGCAAGATGGGTGGCTTTGAGGGCCGCGCGCTGCAGATCGGTGACGTGCTGCCGGTGGGGCGTCCGCTCGCCGGGGCGCTGCCCGTTCTCGAGACGATCCCAGAAGACCTGCTGCCCAGCTACGACCGCGAGGTTGCGGTGCGCATCATGGTCGGCCTGTACGATCACAAGCTCACCTCCGAGGGTCTCACCAACCTCACCGAGGCCGAGTGGACTCTGACGCCGGTCGCCGACCGCATGGGTCTGCGCTTCGATGGCCCGGGTGCTCCCTGGAAAGAAGAGGAGCAGCCGTTTGGTGCGGGGCAGGATCCCTCGAACATCACCGACGCGGGCTACCCCGTTGGCTCGATCCAGATTCCCGGCGGCACGCAGCCCATCGTGCTGCACTGCGACGCGGTCTCGGGTGGAGGCTACGCGCAGGCGGCCACCGTGATCAGCGCGGACATGGACCTCTTCGCCCGCATGGCACCCGGCACGAAGGTGCGTTTTGTGCCCGTGACCATGGAGGAAGCGCTTCAGGCACGCGCGGAGCGTCGTGCGCGATTCGAGCGGGTCTGGTCGTAG
- a CDS encoding cysteine hydrolase family protein: MAISSNAALIVIDVQQGFDDSAFWGARNNPEAEQNIARLVTVWQAAGRPIVMVRHNSAHPDSPLNAERKGNSLKPFLTSVEPALAITKSVNSSFYGTPDLAAWLAEAGISQLVLCGIQTNMCVETTARMAGNLGYDTIVALDACHTFDLTGPDGTVLSADDLTRATATSLHGGRFAKVVSTDELV, encoded by the coding sequence ATGGCCATTTCATCAAACGCAGCACTGATCGTTATCGACGTACAGCAGGGGTTCGACGACTCCGCTTTCTGGGGCGCACGCAACAACCCCGAGGCTGAGCAAAACATCGCCCGATTGGTTACCGTGTGGCAAGCCGCGGGTCGCCCGATCGTGATGGTTCGCCACAACTCTGCACACCCCGATTCCCCGCTCAATGCCGAACGGAAGGGAAACAGTCTCAAGCCGTTTCTGACCAGCGTCGAGCCCGCACTGGCGATCACCAAGTCAGTGAATTCCTCGTTCTACGGGACCCCTGACCTGGCCGCCTGGCTCGCCGAAGCCGGCATTTCGCAGCTCGTGCTCTGCGGTATCCAGACCAACATGTGCGTCGAGACGACCGCGCGCATGGCGGGCAACCTCGGTTACGACACAATCGTGGCGCTTGACGCGTGTCACACCTTCGACCTTACGGGCCCCGATGGCACCGTGCTCAGCGCCGATGACCTCACCCGCGCAACAGCAACCAGCCTGCACGGCGGCCGCTTCGCAAAGGTCGTGAGCACCGACGAGCTGGTGTAG
- a CDS encoding GlxA family transcriptional regulator, translating to MLNVALLLLPNARVFDVAVMTETWQTERLSSPPLAIRVRHCAAKPGAVKLGDNATMVAGEDLEWLQNADVVLVPGLSSLEELPSRNYLKALAHAHRAGATIASLCSGAFVLAAAGLLDGKRATTHWALAPQLAARFPNVTVASDELFIGQDRVWTSAGVAAGIDLSIHLIRELLGPTAATNIARSMVSAPNRAGGQAQFLRAPVRAAAGIGTALGIAQAAVEEHPDYNWSVADLAARAHLAERTFVRHFADETGTTPHRWLTESRIDRASALLEQGASVSEAATAVGYGSVVTFRQRFRELRKVSPSQYRAAFGE from the coding sequence GTGCTCAATGTTGCCCTGCTGCTGTTACCCAATGCGCGAGTCTTTGACGTTGCCGTGATGACCGAGACCTGGCAGACAGAGCGACTATCGTCACCGCCGCTCGCGATCCGAGTCCGCCACTGCGCGGCCAAGCCGGGTGCCGTCAAACTCGGAGACAACGCAACCATGGTCGCAGGCGAAGACCTGGAGTGGTTACAGAATGCAGACGTAGTTCTCGTTCCCGGGCTCAGCAGCCTTGAGGAGTTACCGAGCCGAAATTATCTCAAGGCGCTAGCGCACGCCCATAGAGCAGGGGCAACCATCGCCTCACTCTGCTCGGGTGCCTTTGTGCTTGCAGCGGCGGGGCTGCTCGACGGAAAGCGCGCCACAACACACTGGGCACTCGCGCCCCAACTTGCCGCCCGCTTTCCGAACGTGACCGTCGCGAGTGACGAGTTATTCATAGGGCAGGATCGAGTCTGGACCTCAGCCGGTGTCGCCGCGGGCATCGACCTGAGTATCCATCTGATTCGCGAGCTGCTCGGGCCGACGGCAGCCACAAACATCGCCCGCTCAATGGTTTCAGCGCCAAACCGCGCGGGCGGTCAGGCTCAGTTCTTGCGGGCTCCTGTGCGAGCGGCAGCCGGGATCGGCACCGCGCTCGGAATCGCCCAGGCTGCGGTCGAAGAGCACCCCGATTACAACTGGAGCGTCGCCGATCTCGCCGCCCGTGCTCACCTGGCAGAGCGTACGTTCGTGCGGCACTTCGCAGACGAAACGGGCACGACCCCGCACCGTTGGCTCACCGAGTCGCGCATTGATCGTGCATCCGCGCTCTTGGAGCAGGGGGCGTCGGTCTCCGAAGCAGCGACCGCAGTCGGGTACGGGTCCGTCGTGACGTTCCGGCAGCGCTTTCGAGAGCTGCGCAAGGTCTCGCCGTCGCAATACCGGGCGGCGTTCGGGGAGTGA
- the pxpA gene encoding 5-oxoprolinase subunit PxpA: MTAQRRDDISVNSDMGEALGLHTFGNDPALMPVIDVANVACGFHSGDPEAMDTTVALAKQHGVSVGAHPGLPDLVGFGRREMKLTPSEVESLIRYQVGALSGFLTKHDVPLSHIKPHGSLYGMLARDEELMLGAVKVARDYGVPVFGLAGTAHQRVAEREGVEFVGELYVDLNYNSEGGLIILRQPHETDPAAAAERTRRALETGTILSVDGTELAIDFGSICVHSDTANSVEVATAVRAVVDGR, from the coding sequence ATGACTGCACAGCGTCGTGATGATATTTCAGTGAACTCAGATATGGGCGAGGCCCTCGGCCTCCACACCTTCGGCAACGATCCCGCACTTATGCCGGTGATCGACGTTGCTAACGTGGCCTGCGGCTTCCACTCCGGTGATCCCGAAGCCATGGACACCACCGTTGCCCTCGCGAAGCAGCACGGTGTGAGCGTTGGTGCGCACCCCGGGCTGCCCGATCTCGTCGGCTTCGGGCGCCGCGAGATGAAGCTCACCCCGAGTGAGGTCGAGAGCCTCATCCGCTACCAGGTGGGAGCCCTCAGCGGCTTTCTCACAAAGCACGACGTGCCGCTCAGCCATATCAAACCCCACGGTTCGCTCTACGGCATGCTCGCCCGCGACGAAGAACTGATGCTCGGCGCCGTCAAGGTCGCGCGCGACTATGGTGTGCCCGTGTTTGGCCTTGCCGGAACCGCCCACCAGCGCGTCGCCGAGCGCGAGGGCGTCGAGTTTGTTGGCGAGCTGTACGTCGACCTCAACTACAACTCCGAGGGTGGCCTGATCATTCTGCGCCAGCCCCACGAGACCGACCCTGCAGCCGCCGCCGAGCGCACGCGCCGCGCACTCGAGACCGGCACGATCCTCTCCGTCGACGGCACCGAGCTCGCCATCGACTTCGGCAGCATCTGCGTGCACTCCGACACCGCCAACTCGGTTGAGGTCGCGACCGCGGTACGCGCGGTTGTCGACGGCCGATAA